The proteins below come from a single Paracoccus sp. SCSIO 75233 genomic window:
- the fhuB gene encoding Fe(3+)-hydroxamate ABC transporter permease FhuB, with product MIGGLRLWLPLAALMAVALWLVAALSLLPLAQWPALPMRPDAMSLQQIMLGFGLMPRGVIAALAGAALGLSGAILQAVLRNPVADPTTLGISSGAQLALVLATILAPGLLEFGRWPVAMAGAGLAAALVLAIGARRAFAPVTMVIAGMLVAMTASAIATAVTLAQGQYLLSLVIWNGGSLVQQDWSGVRVLALVLVIGGAGAAVLARPLRVLSLGAEGASGLGMNVALVRLAAVALAVWIAASVSAELGLIAFVGLAAPALARTMGARGIGPLLALSPLIGALILSICDGLVLLIAGQAGEMFPTGALTGLIGGPLLIWLLPRLRGSTPPGTEAAEGPAPRRAHPRRLLIGLALGLVVSALILVWIGRVPDGWAVLDRDSFAAFLSMRLPRLIAAISAGAALGLAGAILQRLTANPLASPEVLGVSGGASLGFACAVYVVAAPTAPMLAAGTMAGGAAALALVAAYVTRRDMPPERILLAGIAVSALASAVLSAMMARGDARGWAILSWLSGSSSAVQMPGALMLAAVALALWGFALAARRWLAVLPLGAGVSGGLGLPLSRARLALILLAGLATGAATVLVGPLSFVGLMAPHMARRLGLARASDHITGAALIGAALMLLADFGARMAGFPYELPLGLFASLIGAPWLIWLMMRSAR from the coding sequence GTGATCGGGGGGCTGCGTCTTTGGCTGCCGCTGGCCGCACTGATGGCGGTGGCGCTGTGGCTGGTCGCGGCCCTGTCGCTGCTGCCACTGGCCCAATGGCCCGCGCTGCCGATGCGGCCCGATGCGATGAGCCTGCAGCAGATCATGCTGGGCTTTGGCCTGATGCCGCGTGGGGTGATCGCGGCCTTGGCGGGGGCCGCGCTTGGCCTGTCGGGCGCGATCCTGCAGGCGGTGCTGCGCAATCCGGTCGCCGATCCGACGACGCTGGGGATCTCATCCGGTGCGCAACTGGCGCTGGTTCTGGCGACGATCCTTGCGCCGGGGCTGCTGGAATTTGGCCGCTGGCCGGTCGCGATGGCAGGCGCCGGGCTGGCCGCCGCGCTGGTGCTGGCCATCGGCGCGCGGCGGGCATTTGCGCCGGTGACGATGGTGATCGCCGGGATGCTGGTCGCGATGACCGCCAGCGCCATCGCCACCGCCGTCACGCTGGCTCAGGGGCAATATCTGCTGTCGCTGGTGATCTGGAACGGCGGCTCTCTGGTCCAGCAGGACTGGTCGGGCGTCCGCGTGCTGGCGCTGGTGCTGGTGATCGGAGGTGCCGGGGCGGCGGTCCTCGCCCGGCCTCTGCGGGTGCTCTCGCTGGGGGCCGAGGGCGCGTCTGGGCTTGGCATGAACGTGGCGCTGGTGCGGCTGGCGGCGGTCGCGCTGGCGGTCTGGATCGCGGCCAGCGTTTCAGCAGAACTGGGGCTGATCGCCTTTGTCGGTCTTGCCGCGCCCGCGCTTGCCCGGACCATGGGCGCGCGCGGGATCGGGCCTTTGCTGGCGCTGTCGCCGCTGATCGGGGCGCTGATCCTGTCGATCTGCGACGGGCTGGTCCTGCTGATCGCCGGTCAGGCGGGCGAGATGTTCCCGACCGGCGCGCTGACCGGGCTGATCGGCGGCCCGCTGCTGATCTGGCTGCTGCCGCGTCTGCGCGGATCGACCCCGCCGGGAACCGAGGCCGCCGAGGGTCCCGCCCCGAGACGCGCCCATCCCCGTCGCTTGCTGATCGGGCTGGCGCTTGGGCTCGTCGTATCGGCGCTGATCCTTGTCTGGATCGGGCGCGTGCCGGATGGCTGGGCGGTGCTGGACCGTGACAGTTTCGCCGCCTTCCTGTCCATGCGCCTGCCGCGTTTGATCGCCGCCATATCTGCCGGGGCGGCGCTTGGCCTTGCCGGGGCGATCCTGCAACGGCTGACCGCCAACCCTCTGGCCTCGCCCGAGGTGCTGGGCGTGTCGGGTGGTGCCTCGCTGGGCTTTGCCTGCGCGGTCTATGTGGTGGCCGCGCCGACCGCGCCAATGCTGGCCGCAGGCACCATGGCGGGCGGCGCGGCTGCGCTGGCGCTGGTCGCGGCCTATGTCACCCGCCGCGACATGCCGCCCGAGCGGATACTGCTGGCCGGGATCGCGGTATCGGCGCTGGCCTCGGCGGTGCTGTCGGCGATGATGGCGCGGGGCGATGCGCGGGGCTGGGCGATCCTCAGCTGGCTGAGCGGGTCGTCCTCGGCGGTGCAGATGCCGGGCGCGCTGATGCTGGCGGCGGTGGCTTTGGCGCTGTGGGGCTTTGCCCTTGCCGCGCGGCGCTGGCTGGCGGTGCTGCCGCTGGGCGCGGGCGTTTCGGGCGGACTTGGCCTGCCGCTGAGCCGCGCACGGCTGGCGCTGATCCTGTTGGCGGGACTGGCGACGGGGGCGGCGACGGTGCTGGTCGGGCCCTTGTCCTTCGTCGGTCTGATGGCCCCGCATATGGCCCGGCGTCTGGGGCTGGCCCGCGCGTCCGATCACATCACCGGCGCGGCCCTGATCGGGGCGGCGCTGATGCTGCTGGCCGATTTCGGCGCGCGCATGGCCGGTTTCCCCTATGAATTGCCGCTTGGGCTGTTCGCCTCGCTGATCGGGGCGCCCTGGCTGATCTGGCTGATGATGAGGTCTGCGCGATGA
- a CDS encoding ABC transporter ATP-binding protein: MTLFSLQNLSVDVPGRRLLDGITLDLPAGQAIALIGHNGSGKSTLLKVLARQIAASGAVRFEGRALADWPARDYARRLAFLPQTTPPAEGMLVRELVALGRYPWHGALGRFGPDDHAAVDRAMQECGVTAFADRLVDTLSGGERQRVWLAMMVAQEAGTLLLDEPISALDIAHQVEVLALVQRMCRDQGRSAIIVLHEVNMAARFCDHIVAIKGGGLAMQGSPADLMRPETLHKIYGLPMQVLTKPDGTPVAIPA, translated from the coding sequence ATGACTCTGTTCTCCCTGCAAAACCTGAGCGTGGATGTTCCGGGCCGCCGCCTGCTTGACGGGATCACGCTGGATTTGCCCGCCGGTCAGGCGATTGCGCTGATCGGGCATAACGGCTCGGGCAAATCCACGCTGCTGAAGGTGCTGGCACGGCAGATCGCGGCCTCGGGCGCGGTCCGTTTCGAAGGCCGCGCGCTGGCCGACTGGCCCGCCCGCGACTATGCCCGCCGTCTGGCCTTTCTGCCCCAGACCACGCCCCCGGCCGAGGGGATGCTGGTCCGCGAACTGGTCGCGCTTGGCCGCTATCCCTGGCATGGCGCGCTTGGCCGTTTCGGGCCGGACGATCACGCGGCGGTGGATCGCGCGATGCAGGAATGCGGCGTCACCGCCTTTGCCGACCGGCTGGTCGATACCTTGTCGGGGGGCGAGCGTCAGCGGGTCTGGCTTGCGATGATGGTCGCGCAGGAGGCCGGCACCCTGCTGCTGGACGAACCGATCAGCGCGCTGGACATCGCCCATCAGGTCGAGGTTCTGGCGCTGGTCCAGCGCATGTGCCGCGATCAGGGCCGCAGCGCCATCATCGTGCTGCATGAGGTGAACATGGCCGCCCGGTTCTGCGACCATATCGTCGCGATCAAGGGCGGGGGTCTGGCCATGCAGGGCAGCCCCGCCGACCTGATGCGGCCCGAGACCCTGCACAAGATCTATGGCCTGCCGATGCAGGTTCTGACAAAACCGGACGGCACCCCCGTTGCCATCCCCGCCTGA
- a CDS encoding TonB-dependent siderophore receptor, whose translation MMLKSHSLPLYGASMVALLAASAGAQDMQDVIVLDTITLTATTGVSVQPEGYVAPYAQAATKSDTPIAEMQQSVSVITTDQIEDQGAQNLGQALGYTAGVHAQPFGIDPRFDTPYIRGFRADNAQYVNGLRQGRYFGAIGQELYGMQQIEVLRGPSSSLYGAGSPLGVVNMVQKRAQAYDFAEAGIGYDSNQSSQVFFDVNRAPSDVLSWRLTGIGRDDSTQIEDLTNERGYLAGALRWSPDGATTIDLMANYSKDAPSSPTGVPFALTQTADGDDLRDLYTGQKDWDDSDRTSASVSLELSHEMDNGWKLSQGFRYEKLDWDYRSTYASAVTGADTFSRGSSRQSEDSETISVDTRLSGEAMTGQAVHKLLFGLDIRHYDAFESSQFGTAAELNWRNPDYHAGARSFFGTPNAGSSLLRQAGVYAQDEIEYGNWRGSLGLRYDWVEQTGERYGRVSEYKDNQVTGRVGLAYAMANGVTPYLSYSTSFDPQAGQNIDGDALLPTEGEQWELGVKYQPTAFDGLITASLYDMRQTNVNRTVEEGGIRGTRQIGEVKSRGFEIEATAEIADGWKLRGGYSYNETEQVAPSDDPLNGNELADAPNHIASIWLDRDFANGLRVGGGIRYIGERFIDAANSAELDSVTLVDLGASYTRDNIEMSLNATNLTDEVYVGACGYSYCSYGEGRTVSAKVAYKW comes from the coding sequence ATGATGCTCAAATCTCATTCTCTTCCGCTTTATGGCGCAAGCATGGTGGCCCTGCTGGCCGCTTCGGCGGGCGCTCAGGATATGCAGGATGTCATTGTCCTTGATACAATCACGCTGACGGCAACGACCGGCGTTTCGGTACAGCCCGAAGGCTACGTTGCCCCTTATGCACAGGCGGCGACCAAGTCCGACACACCGATTGCCGAGATGCAACAATCCGTTTCCGTCATCACGACCGATCAGATCGAAGATCAGGGGGCGCAGAATCTGGGTCAGGCATTGGGCTACACCGCTGGCGTTCATGCCCAGCCCTTCGGTATCGACCCCCGCTTTGACACGCCCTATATCCGGGGCTTCCGGGCTGACAACGCGCAATATGTGAACGGTTTGCGTCAGGGCCGCTACTTCGGCGCGATCGGTCAGGAACTCTACGGGATGCAGCAGATCGAAGTTCTGCGCGGACCGTCATCGTCGCTCTATGGTGCCGGGTCTCCGCTTGGCGTGGTGAACATGGTGCAGAAACGCGCCCAGGCTTATGATTTTGCCGAGGCCGGTATCGGCTATGACAGCAATCAGAGCAGTCAGGTGTTTTTCGACGTGAACCGGGCGCCGTCCGACGTGCTGTCCTGGCGACTGACGGGCATCGGACGTGACGACAGCACGCAGATCGAGGATCTGACGAACGAACGCGGCTACCTCGCCGGTGCGCTTCGCTGGTCGCCCGATGGCGCGACGACCATCGACCTGATGGCAAACTACTCCAAGGATGCGCCCAGCTCGCCGACCGGTGTGCCGTTTGCCCTGACGCAGACCGCCGACGGTGACGATCTGCGCGATCTCTACACCGGGCAAAAGGACTGGGATGACAGCGACCGGACATCGGCAAGCGTCAGCCTGGAACTCAGCCACGAGATGGATAACGGCTGGAAGCTGAGCCAGGGCTTCCGCTACGAGAAACTCGACTGGGACTATCGCAGCACCTATGCCAGCGCGGTCACCGGCGCCGATACGTTCAGCCGCGGTTCCAGTCGGCAGAGCGAGGACAGCGAAACGATCAGCGTGGACACCCGCCTGTCGGGCGAGGCCATGACGGGGCAGGCCGTTCACAAGCTGCTGTTCGGTCTCGATATCCGTCACTACGATGCCTTTGAGAGCAGCCAGTTTGGCACTGCGGCCGAATTGAACTGGCGCAATCCGGATTATCACGCCGGTGCCCGCAGCTTCTTCGGAACGCCAAACGCCGGCAGTTCGCTGCTGCGTCAGGCTGGCGTCTATGCGCAGGATGAAATCGAATATGGCAACTGGCGCGGCTCGCTGGGCCTGCGTTACGATTGGGTCGAGCAGACCGGCGAACGCTATGGCCGCGTGTCCGAATACAAGGACAATCAGGTCACAGGCCGGGTCGGTCTGGCCTATGCCATGGCAAATGGTGTCACGCCTTATCTCAGCTATTCCACATCCTTCGATCCGCAGGCCGGGCAGAATATCGACGGCGATGCCCTGCTGCCGACCGAGGGCGAACAGTGGGAGCTTGGCGTCAAATATCAGCCCACGGCTTTCGACGGGCTGATCACGGCCTCGCTTTACGATATGCGTCAGACCAATGTTAACCGGACCGTCGAGGAAGGCGGGATCCGTGGCACCCGCCAGATCGGCGAGGTCAAATCGCGCGGCTTTGAGATCGAGGCGACAGCCGAAATCGCGGATGGCTGGAAGCTGCGGGGCGGCTATTCCTATAATGAGACCGAACAGGTCGCGCCCTCCGATGATCCCTTGAACGGCAATGAACTGGCAGATGCGCCGAACCATATCGCCAGCATCTGGCTCGACCGCGACTTTGCGAATGGCCTGCGGGTCGGGGGCGGTATCCGGTATATCGGTGAGCGCTTCATCGATGCCGCAAATTCGGCTGAGCTGGACAGCGTGACCCTGGTCGATCTTGGGGCAAGCTACACCCGCGACAATATCGAGATGTCGCTGAATGCCACGAACCTCACCGATGAGGTTTATGTGGGCGCATGTGGTTACTCATATTGCTCTTATGGCGAAGGGCGGACAGTGTCGGCCAAAGTCGCTTATAAGTGGTGA
- a CDS encoding ABC transporter substrate-binding protein: protein MPLRAARPAPRLAAIDWAMLETAVALGHMPVAACELIRFRQDAVEPVIPENVTDLGLRGAPNFELLQLTRPDLILTSPYYTQYQTRLERLAPVVNLPFFEPGQPPLPKAFAALDGLAAAIDDLPAARRASDDANAALDAIARELTPWQDRPVCLVNIGDARHMRVFGFDSLFGSTLDRLGLANAWQGGTSFSFMAPVPIQRLAEMPEARLINIGTIPPEAQRGLRRSVLWQALPQVAEGRVHQLPDINAFGAVPSALRFARLLAGAMASGPVAAL from the coding sequence TTGCCTTTGCGTGCCGCCAGACCTGCGCCACGGCTCGCCGCCATCGACTGGGCGATGCTGGAAACCGCAGTTGCCTTGGGGCATATGCCGGTCGCTGCCTGCGAACTGATCCGCTTTCGACAGGACGCGGTCGAGCCGGTAATCCCCGAAAACGTCACCGATCTGGGTCTGCGCGGAGCGCCGAATTTCGAATTGCTGCAACTGACGCGGCCCGACCTGATCCTGACCTCGCCCTACTACACGCAGTATCAGACGCGGCTGGAGCGACTGGCCCCGGTAGTGAACCTGCCCTTTTTCGAGCCCGGCCAGCCGCCCTTGCCCAAAGCCTTCGCGGCGCTGGATGGGCTGGCTGCGGCCATTGACGATCTGCCCGCAGCGCGCCGTGCCTCAGACGATGCGAATGCCGCGCTGGACGCCATCGCGCGCGAGCTGACCCCGTGGCAGGACCGCCCCGTCTGTCTGGTCAATATCGGCGATGCGCGGCATATGCGGGTCTTCGGGTTCGACAGCCTGTTCGGCAGCACGCTTGATCGGCTGGGGCTGGCGAATGCGTGGCAGGGCGGGACAAGTTTCAGCTTCATGGCCCCGGTCCCGATCCAGCGGCTTGCCGAGATGCCCGAGGCGCGGCTGATCAACATCGGCACGATCCCGCCCGAGGCGCAGCGCGGCCTTCGCCGCAGCGTGCTGTGGCAGGCCTTGCCGCAGGTGGCCGAAGGGCGCGTCCATCAACTGCCCGACATCAATGCCTTCGGGGCCGTGCCCTCGGCGCTGCGTTTCGCGCGGCTGCTGGCGGGGGCGATGGCCTCCGGCCCGGTGGCGGCGCTGTGA
- a CDS encoding siderophore-interacting protein has product MATDQQESLHKLTRHSATVAMPLENLLSALRPAAEVMGLPLAQKKDRAEIALEDATLTVAAARDTSLVTIAATSDARLATLRETVNFYFEQLKLPVSLQWAADRTGGRPANLMIGTIIANDRLSPSFQRLRISGDFSRFASEGLHFRLIFGPEGADWPSADATGATHWPGGIDSWHRPPYTVRAIDPDCGWIDIDVFLHDGGRVTEWLTRAAIGDIVAITGPGGKVPGVAGWIGYIGDETALPVIARMLEGLPADTTGQALIFVQDPKDAQDIRHPEGVDLRWMVHGEHGTPLDALNMLNPPEVDRFVFFAAERAASIAAREYLSRNGFERGEYHAAAYWTEAWVPPSTQVARLQRRTAQVP; this is encoded by the coding sequence ATGGCGACCGATCAGCAAGAAAGCTTGCACAAATTGACGCGGCATTCCGCGACCGTGGCCATGCCCTTGGAGAATTTGCTGAGCGCGCTTCGTCCGGCTGCGGAAGTGATGGGACTGCCGCTGGCGCAGAAGAAGGATCGCGCCGAGATCGCACTGGAAGACGCGACGCTGACCGTGGCGGCGGCGCGTGACACAAGTCTGGTTACAATCGCGGCGACTTCAGATGCGCGGCTGGCCACCCTGCGAGAAACGGTCAATTTCTATTTCGAGCAGCTTAAACTGCCCGTATCTCTGCAATGGGCTGCGGACAGAACCGGCGGGCGTCCGGCGAACCTCATGATAGGGACCATCATCGCCAATGATCGCCTGTCGCCCTCGTTCCAGCGGTTGCGGATCAGCGGTGATTTCAGCCGGTTCGCCTCGGAGGGTCTGCATTTTCGCCTGATTTTCGGCCCAGAGGGCGCGGACTGGCCTTCGGCGGATGCAACCGGTGCCACCCATTGGCCGGGCGGGATCGATAGCTGGCACCGTCCGCCCTATACGGTGCGCGCCATTGATCCGGACTGTGGCTGGATCGACATCGACGTGTTTCTGCATGATGGCGGTCGGGTCACTGAATGGCTGACCCGTGCCGCAATCGGCGATATCGTGGCTATAACAGGCCCGGGCGGCAAGGTTCCGGGCGTTGCGGGCTGGATTGGATATATCGGCGACGAAACCGCCTTGCCGGTCATTGCACGCATGCTGGAAGGGCTGCCCGCCGACACCACCGGACAAGCGCTGATCTTTGTGCAGGATCCGAAAGATGCTCAGGATATCAGACATCCCGAGGGTGTGGACCTTCGCTGGATGGTTCATGGTGAGCATGGCACACCTCTGGACGCGCTGAACATGCTGAACCCGCCAGAGGTGGACCGCTTTGTCTTCTTCGCCGCAGAACGCGCGGCATCCATCGCCGCCAGGGAATATTTGTCGCGAAACGGGTTTGAGCGAGGCGAGTACCACGCTGCGGCCTATTGGACCGAAGCCTGGGTCCCGCCATCAACACAGGTGGCGAGACTGCAAAGACGAACGGCGCAAGTTCCATAA